The proteins below come from a single Haemorhous mexicanus isolate bHaeMex1 chromosome 18, bHaeMex1.pri, whole genome shotgun sequence genomic window:
- the SLC32A1 gene encoding vesicular inhibitory amino acid transporter — MATLLRSKLSNVATSVSHKSQAKMSGMFARMGFQAATDEEAVGFAHCDDLDMEHRQGLQMDILKSEGSEEGGEPPLEGDIHYQRDGTGPLPPSASKEACSELSGQGKPKITAWEAGWNVTNAIQGMFVLGLPYAILHGGYLGLFLIIFAAVVCCYTGKILIACLYEENEDGEIVRVRDSYVDIANACCAPRFPTLGGRIVNVAQIIELVMTCILYVVVSGNLMYNSFPNLPVSQKSWSIIATAVLLPCAFLKNLKAVSKFSLLCTLAHFVINILVIAYCLSRARDWAWDKVKFYIDVKKFPISIGIIVFSYTSQIFLPSLEGNMQNPKEFHCMMNWTHIAACILKGLFALVAYLTWADETKEVITDNLPSTIRAVVNIFLVAKALLSYPLPFFAAVEVLERSLFQDGNRAFFPNCYGGDGRLKSWGLTLRCALVVFTLLMAIYVPHFALLMGLTGSLTGAGLCFLLPSLFHLKLLWRKLLWHHVFFDVAIFVIGGICSISGFIHSLEGLIEAFRTNAED, encoded by the exons ATGGCCACCCTCCTCCGCAGCAAGCTCTCCAACGTGGCCACCTCCGTGTCGCACAAATCCCAGGCGAAGATGAGCGGCATGTTCGCCAGGATGGGCTTCCAGGCGGCCACCGACGAGGAGGCGGTGGGCTTCGCCCACTGCGACGACCTGGACATGGAGCATCGGCAAGGGCTGCAGATGGACATCCTCAAGTCCGAGGGCAGCGAGGAGGGCGGGGAGCCGCCCCTGGAGGGGGACATCCACTACCAGCGGGACGGCACAGGGCCCCTGCCGCCCTCCGCCTCCAAGGAGGCCTGCTCCGAGCTCTCCGGGCAGGGCAAGCCCAAGATCACGGCATGGGAGGCGGGATGGAACGTCACCAACGCCATCCAG GGGATGTTTGTTCTGGGCCTGCCCTATGCCATCCTTCACGGTGGATACCTAGGActctttttaataattttcgCTGCAGTGGTGTGCTGCTACACTGGGAAAATCCTTATTGCCTGTCTTTACGAAGAGAATGAGGATGGGGAGATAGTCAGGGTGAGAGACTCCTACGTGGACATCGCGAACGCGTGCTGCGCGCCCCGCTTCCCCACCCTCGGGGGCAGAATTGTGAACGTGGCTCAGATCATTGAACTGGTCATGACCTGCATCCTCTATGTGGTGGTCAGTGGGAACCTGATGTACAACAGCTTCCCCAACCTGCCCGTCTCCCAGAAGTCGTGGTCCATCATTGCCACGGCAGTGCTCCTGCCTTGCGCGTTCTTGAAGAACCTCAAGGCAGTCTCCAAGTTCAGCTTGCTCTGCACATTAGCCCACTTTGTCATCAACATCCTGGTGATTGCCTACTGCCTCTCCAGGGCGCGCGACTGGGCCTGGGACAAAGTCAAGTTTTACATTGATGTCAAGAAGTTTCCCATCTCCATTGGCATCATTGTCTTCAGCTACACCTCCCAGATCTTTCTGCCTTCCTTGGAGGGGAACATGCAGAACCCCAAGGAGTTCCATTGCATGATGAACTGGACTCACATTGCAGCTTGCATCCTTAAGGGACTCTTTGCCTTGGTCGCCTACCTGACCTGGGCTGATGAGACCAAGGAGGTCATTACAGACAACTTGCCATCCACCATTAGGGCAGTAGTCAACATTTTCTTGGTGGCCAAAGCCTTGCTCTCGTACCCCCTGCCGTTCTTTGCAGCTGTAGAAGTCCTGGAGCGGTCCCTTTTCCAAGATGGAAACAGGGCTTTCTTCCCCAACTGTTATGGGGGTGACGGGCGGCTCAAATCCTGGGGACTCACCCTCAGATGTGCCCTGGTAGTTTTCACCCTGCTCATGGCTATTTATGTCCCCCATTTTGCCCTCTTGATGGGCCTTACTGGGAGCCTCACAGGCGCAGGGCTCTGTTTCCTGCTCCCCAGTCTCTTCCACCTCAAACTCTTGTGGAGGAAGCTCTTGTGGCATCATGTCTTCTTCGATGTTGCCATTTTCGTTATAGGTGGTATCTGCAGCATCTCTGGGTTCATCCACTCTTTAGAAGGCCTCATAGAGGCTTTCAGAACCAATGCTGAAGACTAA